Genomic segment of Alligator mississippiensis isolate rAllMis1 chromosome 6, rAllMis1, whole genome shotgun sequence:
cacattggcccttttccagtgctcTGGTACCTGGCCTGACACCTTAGATGCACATGCCTAtgcagtcttaccttggtccttggaaaggcctttgagaaaattattaaggagcacatctgcaagggcgcagcatgggaggtaatgctcaggggcaaccaacatgcgttcgttgagggcaggtcctgcctgactaacctggtttctttttatgatcaggtcacaaaagtgggtttgtttggttttttttgttttttggggggtttttttagagTGGAGGCTGCGCAGACCTGCCATTCCCCCTTTAGGCCACAGACAGAATCCAAAGTCCAGATGTtgggtgcctccatggctgtatttgtataagtgcccaggaattgaacccaggtcttctgtgtggcacacaaagaTTCGACCACTGAACCACAGATCCTTGCTATGATAGAACAGAAACAAACAGAGAGAGGAATGGGGCATGCCCACTGTCAGCCAGTGAATCCGCATCAAGCCAGAGTCAGAAACAGAACCAGGGAACCTGAAGCTCTTCTTCCATTACTTCAGCAGCTCTCACAGTgattcctggagctggggcaaaaGATGTGCCCTGTGAAATTCATTAATGAAAACccttgaggtggcttgggtcagCAACCTCATATCTATTTTCCTTGCCAACCACCTCCTTCTCTCACTACTTTGACCAGGGCTGTCCCCTGGCACTCCTAGACAGTGGACACTTTGGTGGTTCTACCACTTTCAGGAAGTACACAGTCTTGCTGCATAGCCTCATTGTGCCCCCATCCTGTCTCACCTTATGCCCTTTCTCACATGCTCCACCTTATTCTATCTGCTGTAATTTTCTTCCCCATCTTTAACTCTGCCTCTTGCTCCAAGTGGGTTCAATTTGGACTGTAAATTCACTGGGTTAGGGACAGTGTCTTTTAAGGATTTAAAGTGCCACGTGTGGTTCTGGTAGTGCCACATTCTGTCATTCTGGCCTTTGGGAGAGGTTAGTCCAGGCAACAGACCTGAGACTTGGTGACCAGTCTTCCATATACAGAGAATGGGCCGATGTATCACGTGGGGCCATTTTTAACAAGGTGAACAGAGCGTTGCCTTACTCAGCTCCCCCAGACTCTGATTTTTCCTTGGCTCAGATGCCTCACTGATTGTGCTCAATGACATCACAATCCAGAGCACTGGTTTAGGCTCACATCCTCACCCAGCAACGGTGGGCAGGACAGAAGAGCCCCTATGTTGGCCTGTACCTGGATTGACACACATGGGGCTTCAGAAGGTGACCAGACTCGAGCCTTTCAATCCTGAATAGGTGACTGTGTCAGCCTTTTCATGGTAACTCAGCAACTGATTGCTTGCTTTTCTGAGATTACTTGGTTCTAAGAAGGGTCTGGAGTTTACTCCAAGCCCCCGAGTCCATTGAGACTCTTCAGAGACAGACACCAACTGTAGTATTTCCTACCCTGGGGCTTGGGTAGTAAGCATTTAAGCTGTCAAGACTCCTTGTGATTAGTCAGATAAGATGTGCTTGTCCTTTCTTGTTAAGAATTTGCATTCTGTTAGTCCCAAACATTGTGCAAATGCCCGGAAATCTTAGGCCATGCTCTGAAGATTTTACAGACTAAGATGCCAAGCAAGGGGAAAAGAAGTGGAGCTAACTTAAAAAAGTAGGCATTAAGTGCCAGCCCTCTCCCCAAAGAATAAAACTCCTTCTGAGTGAGTTGGAAGAAGAAAGGTCAAGACTGTGGACTAATTTAGGGATTGTGTTCTTTGAAGAAGTGACACTGGGCATggctacatgagacgtttactgtgccgGTGACtatttaactgcacagtaaacgtttCAGCATCTACGCTTGCattcctattaggctggagtaaactaacttagtctgcagcaggataatacttgtaaatacaagtctgttctgctgcagagtaaaaaaaactctgcagcagcactcaGGGCAATCCTTTAAAGGATTTGTGATCCAAAAAAtcccactctgctgctgcctgaaaAGTGTCTGTAAGACCCTAGAGTTCTGCTTCTGCACTTGCCAAGAAGTGCTCTTGATGTGAGCAGCTTCACCTAGCTCCTGTCTATGCCCAATCAGGACCCATAGATCCCAGCATTCCTCTGTCTACCTTCCCTAAGGGGCTTGACCCAACAGCACTTCCAGAGCATGGTTAGCAGATGCTGACAATACCAGGCTTCATACACAATGCTGTAGTAGCTATTTTCTTTGCAAACCCAGCTGGAGGAAGAGGTGCTTCTGTCCACCGCATAGGCAGACCCTcatgggcagtgctgggggtggggattggggctCAGGGATTGCAGTTCTGCGGGGAAGGCTCCCTCTGTCGCACATAGGGAGCCTGAAAGAACTGCCAAGAAGCGTTATGACATGCAGTGAGGAGTTAATCAGATCAGCAGCTGGTCTGGGTTGGCCTGGCCATGaattggggccaggagaacaCAGCGGGTGATGGTGTGTGAATGTGGAGAGAGAGGCAAGGGTAGGGACATGGAAGAAGAAGCCTGGAGCAAGGGGGGGAATATGGTGAACAGAAAATGATTgggcacatggggccagggctgaacACTTAGAGGGAGTGACAGCAGTTGGGAAGGAGCTGACTCCAggagtcttctcctctccaggatCAATTCTATAGAAAATAACATTGTGTAAAagctcttccttccctcctgACATACCAGAACTCCCTAGCAGGTGGGTTAATGGCTGCTTTGTGACAGTGTTCACAGATTTTTACTCCACAGATGGAAAAATCCATGCAGATTTAGCATGGTGGCCCACCAACCAGCAAGCCTTTCTGCAGCGAAGCAAAGCCAACAGCAAATGGAAAGGGACAGGTACTAATCTCATTGcctggctgctggagcagagctgcattCCTCCTTGAGACTGCAACCAAGGAGTCCTCTGCTCTGGAGCCTTGAGTGATGGACGGTTTGTCAGAGCCACCAGCGGAGAAGCCCTTGGCAAAGGAGTGTTTAGAAGAGCCTGTGGAGCAAGGGCTGCTTGGCAGGACTCGCTCCTATGTGTTGTACATTGGAAATTTGAACCCCAAATACTCCCAGGAGGTCCTCCGCAGCATGCTGAAGGACATCCTGGGAACAGCCACCATCTCCTTGCAAAGGCATGACATTGAGGTGGTGAAGAAACCACGACAGGCCTACGCATTTGTTCAAGTAACAACTGAGATGGACCTTGAGTGCATCCTGAAGCAGCTCCTGGTCACCTCGGAGATGGAGCAGAAGCTGGTGAAGGAGCTTGTGATGAAAGGGAAAACGCTGGTGGTGGGGGATGGCAGGAGAGGCTCAGCTAGTGCAAAGGAGTGCAGGGAGGTAGGTGCCACCACAGGGCTGTCAGTCTGTGGGACCAAGAGGGGCAGGCATGAGGGTAGGGGAAAGCAAACAGCCTGAGTGAGCTGACTGGGAAGGGTGGGGCTGGTGCCTAGTGGTCCTTAATATTGCCAGGAAGCAAAGCAGAGGGGGACCTGGCAGCCACGAGTTTCCCCAGTGCATAGAGAGCAATCCTCAGTGCCTCCTTCAGAGCTCTTCAATACCCCTTCCCTTTTGGAAATCAGCATTGCACCTCCTAAGTTGCCTCCCCCAAAGCCTGAGCACACCTCAGGGCTTGTCCACCTTGCACAGCCTGAACGTTAGTTGGGCCTGGCAGCATGCTCTGTCTGGCTTAGCCCTGGAGTGGGGCATAACCTTTCCATCACCGCACCTGTCTGCCCTGTTGGTGAGGTCCCCCTTCATGGGACCGCCACTCTCCTGCTTCTGCTGAGACATACCAAAAGGAAAAGCTGGTCCCTGCATATGGCAGCATGAGCTTTGGGAGTAACACAGACCCACCTCCATCCACCCTGAGGAGGTAACTATTGCCTTTCTCAGGTTACTCCTTGGTGGTTGCCTTCCAAAACGCTTAGGAACTCAGTTACAGATCATTGCCAGCATCCCTTGCACAttcagccccaggaagggggggaTTGTGCAGCAAAAGGTGGGCAAACCATTGTATAAATAGCCATAAAAATATTGCCAAAATGCTCATTCTCTCCCCAAGCTGATAGAAAAATCAAGCTAACTGATCCCTTAGAATATGGACTGTGGGGAAGAGACCTGCATTGCTCAGGGAGATGGGACTTGAGAGTCTAACACATGTCCGCTTTTACCTTTACACTCTGGCTctacttctccctcctccccactgagGTCAGAGGGGAATTTAATACATTTTATGACTAAAAGGGATCAATGTGACCCTCCACTCTGAGCCCACCAGACAACAATGTCAAGTGGACTCTGAATCCAAGCCACTAACCTGGGGTTGAGATTCAGACCAGGCTTCCCACTCTGCTTTTAGAGCAATTGTGAACATGGCCACCATGGGGTTGAGAGCCATTTCAGTGACTCAAGATCACATGTGCTCTGTTCACAGTAAAAAGATGAGCTTGCTTAATGCAGCACTGCTGGCTCCCTTGGGACCTGATAGTCAAGCTGGGTGGTTTTCTCCTCTGCCATTGCCACCAGTAGTAAAGGCTTCATTCTGAAACCTATGGGCTTGCGCAGAAGAAAGGGGTGAGCACAAACTAAACCATTCGGCGGATGACACATGGGAAGCCATCACTGCCAGTTCCCTCTCATGGGCTGTGCTGGTCCTGCTGGGCTTAACTGGAACCAGCTGTGCAGACCCTGATGTTGGCAGCTGTGACGCACAGAGGGGACGGGGCCCTTTCTACTCCATCCTTTGCTGCAGCAGGCTTGCTTTTGTGAGGTCCTGTGGGTTATTTCCAACAGAGGGTAACTGAGAACTGTTTAGACACCTgagtaaaatatttctttcttgcaTAGTCCTCTGAAAACAGGACTTGGGCAGTAGAAGATAGTGTTTCTTTGTGAAGTTTCAGGCCTCTTTTAGCCAGTAGTTAACCCCAAATCTCCCTCTCTTCGCTTCCTAGCAGATCTTGTAGGGATTCTCCTGTTTCACTGAGGTTTAATCCAGTCCACAATGTAATTGAAATAAGAGAGCCTGCACGTGTCAAAGAATGGCTATTCAGGCTGGGGTCTCTCCTGTGCTGAGGCTGTCTCCCCAAGTGTGTAACATTTAGTATTTCTGGTTTTGCACAGAATGACCCAGAAgtgaacagcaccagccccttgcagtccccaagcctgcagtgtgCTGAATCTGACAGGCGCAGGATACAAAGGGCAGAGGAAGACCAGGCCAGCCGCAGCGGGGAGGTATCCCCTCGCACCCGGAAGCAGGCAGAGCGGCCATCAGCATTTCTGAGCGGCACCAGGTCCGACAGTGCCATTGTCCGGAGGGAGATCGTGGGCCAGGAGCGCTTGTTCTATGGAGCATTCATGGGCAGTGAAAGCAGGAATGTGGAGTTCAAGCGGGGCAGTGGGGAGTACCTGAGTGGGACCCTCAAGTACCATGTCCGGAAGTATGCGTGCGCCTTTCTCAACAGTGAAGGAGGCAGCCTGTTTGTTGGGGTGGAGGACAGTGGCTTTGTGCATGGGGTCAGGTGTGGGCATAAGGAGGAAGATCGTGTCCGTTTGCTCATTGACTCTATTCTAAAAGGGTTCAAGCCACAGGTGTTCCCCGATGCCTACGCTTTGACCTTCATCCCAGTGATCAAAGCTGAAGACACAGGGATCTTCCTGAAGGTGGTCCGGCTCAGCATCCACCCGCCCCGACCACAGGGAGAGGTGCTGCTGTATGAAACGGACCAGGGAGAGGTGTACCTGCGCAGGGATGGCAGCATCCAGGGGCCGCTCTCTGGAAGTGCCATTCAGGAGTGGTGTAGGCAGGTAATGGATGGTCAGTGCTGGGCTAGCACAGAAAATGTCTTACTAAAGCCAGGGCAAGCCTGAGTTATAGCCAGCACTCATACTGGACCCTTCCCTGGAGCCCCACATGTTGAAGGGCTGCTGGGATGAAATTCACCCCTGGGCAGAGGTCAGCACAGGGATGAATTTCACAAGAGATGCAGCAATTCCCAAAGTGAGTAGGACCTCATCCTTCAGCTTAGCCTAGGAGAGATGTTCTCAACTGCCACCCCTTGCTAATCAAATCATAGACACTGGGGGTATGTGGTTAAagacccttcctccccctgccagctgatACTCAGCTTCTCCATGTCCAGTGATATTTGCCCCTTTCTATTGTCTCTTGCCTTTTGCACAAGAAACATCAAATGAAAGAGCCATCTGGGCACAAGGGTTATTCAAGCTCTTCAGGTGTGGGGTCTGAATCAATGGCTCTCTCCTGTGCTGTGGCTGTctgtgccaccccagctgggTTTCCTAAATGTATCCAACATGCAAGGTTCAGGTGTAAGAGTGAagtgtgctgccaattttaaataagaaaagaaGTGGGACTCGGGCATCCGAAGTTTGGAAAACACTGGTAACAGTGGCTCTGGGGAGGTATACTGATGCAGttgcaccactccctccctccctttgatccctgctccacacaaactttaaaactaaccacctgggaggggcagcaacatttctattcaggccaTGCTGAGAGAGTCAACTGACTTCGTGGCTTATCACATCCCTGAATCCTACTAATTTCTCCATTCCACGGGTGTAAGCAAGCCTCTGTTCTTTTAATGGTCTGGATGATTTGCTATTCAGACTATCCTTTCCTCTGAAATTTtgctgttagccattcctggtaatgtttctcatctatttcacagccctacagactaTTTTTAGAGTGTCTCCCTACGCCAGAATATCTGGAAGGAAGATCTTGTACCTGGTATTACAGAAAATGATCCTGATGCTTGGCCCCATTCCCTCTGAGAATCAAGCTAACTGATCCCTTAGCATATTGGCTGTAGGGAAGAGACCTGCATTGCTGGTGGCCAGCACAATATCCCTGATAACACTTTCCCCACACAAGACTTTCTGGTGGTTTATTCCCCCTCTGTGCTGTAGCCAATACTCATTCTGTAGCACTTTTCATGATTATTTTTGCCCAAACATTCTGGCTACTTTCTAGTGCGGGCCATTACACCAAGCAGCCAACCACCTGCAACCTGTTCCTGATTACTTAGAAGCATTAAACTCCACCTAAAGAAAGGTAGACTGAACTGCCCTTATTATCCATAGCCTTCCAGTCTTAAGTGCTGCCCTGTTCATTATTGTCTGTTTTTCTCCCATAGCAAATACGAGACAGGGAAAATAAATAGCTCAGAGATGTACTTGTTTGTAATAAAGAGAGAACAGTAGCATGTTAGTTTAGAAGCAAGGCAGAGTGGCAGACTAACCTtggagactaacttgttcagagacaGCTTTAGTAGCTGACAGCGTGCTTTCTTAGATGCTGAGGGATGCACCATTTCTGCAGCTTTTAACCAAAGCACAAATCactctcattttcttttcctgctctcATACTCTTCTTGCCTGTTGTCCTGACATAATCTCTGCCAAACCCATGTCAGGCAAACCACCTGTGACAGTTGCAAAACCCACTAGGTATCAGCCTCCCTAGCTACTGTATGGGAAAGGGACCCAGACATGTGACAGTTTAGCTTCTGTGTTGGTCTCCCAATGAAATAGCTATTGTGCTGTTGACCATCTTTAGAAATGGACAGCGGAAGTCAGGAAGCTGGAGGAGAGGATACAGACACTGGTGAAGGAAAACGAGAAGCTACAGCAACAAGTCAACCAGGAGCAGAGCGCAAATCCCAACTCTAGATTCTGCACCATGGTGTGATTCAGCAGAGGTACAATGCTGCCAAAGCCAAGTGGGCTCAGGAAGGGAGAAGCAGGtaggaaaagggggaggggaaacacTTTGTGTATAGATTTTGAAAATTCATTTCACTAAAGAGTGTTAGCTCAGTTAACTCAAGAGATAACTCCACTTGGTTGTATATTAGTTGCACACTGTCCTACAATTGATGCTTTATGGTAGAACATTTGTTATCTGAGTTTGACTGAACCTCTAACTAGGCAGGATGGCTTTACACCCTTGGGAAGCCACTGATAATTCTGAATATTGTATTACATCTCCAGCCAGTTGGCAAGAGAATGTACTTACCTGGGGGAAATGCAGTTCCTCAAGCTGGCCTAGTCAGTTCAGACTACATTATAGCTAAACAGCCACCTGAGCATGTGCTTCTGGTGCTTTGGCCCGGTGACGGATGTCAGCAGCATTACAATGGAGCACAGCTGTTCAATTTGGCACCCAATTTGCAGCTAGGTCCATGTCCTAAGTCATCCAACATGTGCaagttgttccctgccctacaATTTCAGCTGCTTCAAAAGCAGGGGAGAACATTTCTTGGGCCCTGGTGGAGTGAGCCTTACTAACTGGTGGGAGAGGTACCCTGGTAGTAGTACAATGCAAAGCAGTATCTGTCCTGATGGATGGCTATTTTACTGCAAAATCTAAGGCTTCCTTGCATTTCCTTACGGTTTGGTGCATTGTTCCCTGACCTCAGCAATCATTTAAATTTGTCCTTGGGTAGGTAACTGGGGTTTACCCTGTGGGATGACCCTACCTATGCACTAAACTGTGTTTGCGTTTGATACTTGAGAGTAGATCGCTCAGATGCTAGGTTTCTTTGGCCTGAAGCTGGTGCTCAGACAGTTCATGCTGGAAATGCTAAAAGCCAAGGATGGTTGGTGTTTGAGATCTCAGCACCAAGACATTTTagatgggtttttttgcaatggaACCTGCAGTATTGCAACTGGTCACTGGGGGACTTCAGTTAATACGGTTCTTGACTCAAACATGGAGGATGTCTCTTCTCCAGGATCAGATGCAACTCTCATGTTTTGCTCAAATCCAATACATTTTGAGATCTCGACTCCTGACTTTGAGTGCGAAAGGAAGAGTGGCAGCATATGGGATCCCTAATGAAGACACCCTCTCAGGCCTTGGGGAGGTTGTGTCCACTGTGCTCACTgataaccccccctcccccccgtatAAAACCACTGCTTTGAGAACAGGACTTAAACAGGACTTAAAGCCTCTGGGTTTAGTTTCCCATGATAGCTGTTAATGCATGCACGTGCAACATTTTTGCACAGTACAGCAGGGCGTGAGGGGgtctgtccctccccacccctcactttGGGAGATCATTACAAGAAAATGAAGAGGGACTGTTTTACAAACAACATTTAGGCTGTACCCCCTTGCCACAGATGGTACCAGGGAACTGAGGGTGGGTCATGCAAGCTCTGCCTTTACACCTTTGAGAGGTGTATGGCTCAGCATTTGGAGGATGTGGGGTTCACACAGACACTATTCAGAAACTCCAACCTCACCCATGAAGAACCCATGGCAGAACCCACAGCAACACACACAGACTATTTCACATGCAACTCGCATGTGAAACCCTCAACTTTAGGAGAAATATTTTCAAACTACTTCAATTTGGACACTTGGAAATCGAGTACGCAGAGGTACAGAGTTGGCAGGTGCACTCCTCACACAAACTTGAGACAGTCTTTTTGCCTTGGTTAACAGCAGCAGCTCAGAGTCGCAGGCCAACCACACTACTGACAACTTTGCATATACATTACTGCTACCGTTTTCAACAAAGATGGGAAGGAAACAAGGCAAAGCCCATTTTACCCATACTGAAGTGCAGTAAAATAGCTAGAAAGAAAATACCAGTCTATGCCTCAATAAAAAGGGAAATCCTTATTTAATGTTTTTGCTACATCTTTTATTCCCTGTTGAAAAAACATGTCCCACCTCATAAATCCTGTTTCTTGCTGGATTTTATTAATACTGGAGGATGGGACATGTATGGGTACCATACCCATGATAGGTACCATAATGCAGCTCAGAGGGAGGTATTCAGACCCTGTCCCTATTTCCTACCAAGTTCTAGGTTCCTTCCTTATTTCTACCTTTTTACTATCACTGTGGCTTTAAAGGTTTGAAACTCAACATGCTGGAAGAAAGGTGCTAGCACAAAGAAAGACTCATTACTAACAAAAGTAAAAAGAGAGGGAACTAGAGCCAGATGGACAGAGAGAACTTACTAAAAGGAGaatgtggaggaggaggatggtggCAGTGAGAAACTGCTCACCTTGGTATACTGAAGGATAGACAAGCATTGCAGTTTCAGCTAGTTATCTTTACCTTTCCTGTTCCCAAAGTGCATAGACACCTGTGAAGTCAACCAAGTCAAGTACCGAGCAGCAGGTAACACCAATAATCTCATCCAGTGAGCAGTCAGAAATTGTGATGTACATAGTCCTTCCACAGACTCCCACATCTTTCAGAAGCAATGCTGGCAATTCAGTGACCGCACCTACATGAGACGTGCAGTAGTGCCAAACGCCTTGTGTgaaactactgcgcagtagcatcacatcatcgATTTTTCcacgagacactactgcacagtagcgctaagttactgcacagtcagcatcttgtgtagatgtggctaaTGGGTAGAAACACTTCTCTTTTGGGCCACTAAACACAACCCCAGCCTCAAATTGGGAACGTCAGTGCCAATGCTCATAGACAGAACAAGAATTCAGTGACTTACGATTAAAAGTCCTAAAACCTGATGTTCAGCAGTAGGTGATCTAGATTTTACTTTTGTATAAAACCTCAAGGAAGTGGTTAGCACCGACTACTTTCAAACTcaacaaacaggaaaaaacagCAGTCAGCCACATGGAAATAAGAGTGCTTGAGAACAGATGCACAGGGAGCTTGCTACAACAGCAGCTGATTAAGAGAGCTGGAGCACTTACTATAAAAAAATCCAATCCTAATGAAGGAAAGCCCAATGTTCTGTGAATTATGCTCAAGCTATAGCCCTAGTGACACCTGCAGAAACTCTCACTGACTTCCTTGTGATTGGAGTTTGATTTTCAATTCACAAAGCATGCAACAGGAAGGCAAGCTAGTCTGAAGTCATCTTATCAGCTACTAGCCACACAAAATGTAAGAGGTGACTAcgatgggcagaggcaggctgaatCAAAACAAACAGCAGAGAGGTGCAGAGGAAGGAAAGCAGAAGACAGAAAAGTGGTTCCTGTTCTACAATTGTTTCCATCAATGACAAAAATGAGACACCTAATTACAAAAGCTGTTTGGCAGTGTCAGTAGGGCTGCACCAGGGATATTTTAGTACTATATACAAACAGCATACCAAAAAAAGATGATCACCCCAATGGACAGCATATTTGAAGCAGAGGGCAGAGAGTTGCATTTAGATTATACAACACACTTTACTTTAGTCTGTTTCCTGGAATCCAAGAGAAACTCAGTAGCCTCTTTGcaatttttattactattttacaAATTTTGATTAAATTAGTTATAaacttccagccaaaataatagaaaatattcttagaaaagaaaataaagccaTGGCAAAagatacaggaaaccctcactattcgcgGGTTTGGCATTCGCAGTTTCATATATTCACAGATgctgaacctgcattttaaatacactttatacattTACAGGAACTCTGTGGGAGCTCCGCGCTTGCTGCCGccgggctcctgccactggagctgtgcctgcccccacagctgccgggggcactgcgttcatgaacacagtgccttattcacgGATTTCACCATTCGCGAGGGATACAAGAACATATCCCCTGAGAATGGCAAGGGTCACCTGTACTATGTGAGGCCACATTGTTAAAGAATTAGCCAATTTATGGCATGTGTATTTCAATATACAGAACATATAAACtgaattaatatttattatagGACTGTTATAATGGCACATACATATCACTCAAGAAATTCTTACCAAGATTCTTGTCAAGAATAACAGCTTTAAACTTTTAAAGAAATCTATGTTGTATTTAAGAATAAAGTGTGGAGGGCTGTAATGAGGGCACGGTTTTAAGTGAGATTTTACATTATTAGAACATGAGTTTGGGAGTCAAACAGTGCAAGGGTTACTACTAAACTGTTTGAGACATACAGCTTACCCCACACTTTACTGAACTGAAGAGTACTCAATCTGACACTAAACAAAGAAAATTTCTTTCTTCTAGTTACTGAAGACCAACTTTGTTGCTTACACTGTGACAAAAAGCTGGAAAAGGGCATCACATCACATTTCCCATCAAACCATTTCCATTATCTCATCCCCACCTTTGTGCAATTTTGAGCATAACATCATTGGGCAGTGCACATCTAAAGATTAAATCAAATGATGTTGCAAGCAAGTTGCTACACCCATCCTTTAGGAAAACAGCACTTTGTGTGACATTCTTAGTGCAGGAACACACACATTCCTGCAgtacaaagaaaaggaaaggaaagaccTATCtttaaagagtttaaaaaaaaaaaaaggaaagagaacctTGAACTGTTCAAAATTAGAAGAATATGTTGCGATTCAAGGCAGCATATGAAAAACAACTCACTCTTTTTTCTTCAATACCCCCTTGATGCAAGGAGTTAAGAATTCCCAGCCCAATAAGCAGCACCAGCAAATGCTGGCATTATAAAgggctaaaaataaaaaaaataaacatcacACTACATTCAGGCAGAGATGGGTCTTCCTGATCCTGTGGCCTTTTAACATGATCACAAGTTAATTAAATCCCTGCAGAGAAAAACGTCACAGTTTGAATCAGAGTTGATTATGTCCAAGACTAACTCTTCTGTGCCAGGAGTAAGATTTTCCTGGTTAAAAAATTCGTTGCCAACAATAAATGCATGAAAAAACACCAGTACTGAAGTGTATTAAACACCAGTTTTAAAAAGACAGGCTGCATAAAGCAGAATAAACTGACATCCCAACTTCTGCAATACAGTTTAAGAGCAGATTTGAAAAAAAGCTGCAGAATTTAATCTTCTCCAGATAGTACAACTGTACGATAATACCTGTGCTGCTCCAAAACAGATGGCTTGGAGGAAGCAACCTAAATACTTATGTTTCCAAGTACAAATTCATGCTAGTATTACCATGCATCATTAAGAAACTGTGTGGCTGGATTTTTCCTAGCATCCTCAATCCCATCT
This window contains:
- the SLFNL1 gene encoding schlafen-like protein 1; protein product: MDGLSEPPAEKPLAKECLEEPVEQGLLGRTRSYVLYIGNLNPKYSQEVLRSMLKDILGTATISLQRHDIEVVKKPRQAYAFVQVTTEMDLECILKQLLVTSEMEQKLVKELVMKGKTLVVGDGRRGSASAKECREVGATTGLSVCGTKRGRHEGRGKQTCVTFSISGFAQNDPEVNSTSPLQSPSLQCAESDRRRIQRAEEDQASRSGEVSPRTRKQAERPSAFLSGTRSDSAIVRREIVGQERLFYGAFMGSESRNVEFKRGSGEYLSGTLKYHVRKYACAFLNSEGGSLFVGVEDSGFVHGVRCGHKEEDRVRLLIDSILKGFKPQVFPDAYALTFIPVIKAEDTGIFLKVVRLSIHPPRPQGEVLLYETDQGEVYLRRDGSIQGPLSGSAIQEWCRQKWTAEVRKLEERIQTLVKENEKLQQQVNQEQSANPNSRFCTMV